A window from Oceanithermus desulfurans encodes these proteins:
- a CDS encoding radical SAM/SPASM domain-containing protein → MSRKPQPYLVKVKNSDNGEPRFFDTLKGRWVATTNTDEVASFEDALHQARLQHLARHFRNDYLQLILLPTEDCNLRCVYCYEDFQLGRMHPDVQQGIRRLVQKRALGLKSLEIGWFGGEPLTAYDIVLDLTRYFVRTAQEHDVLLLQHMTTNGYLLTPDRFVELHELGLRNFQITLDGNEEEHDRKRIGKEGFRTFDTIWNNLESMKDGRRDFVVTVRVNIDQENLSGIPAFVEHLAAAFAGDRRFRLHLHKVGRWGGANDANLKIFDDERALLRLYRLARDEGLQLDLNMNSGSKVCYAALPYSFVVRADGRINKCTVALEAAENQVGRLLPDGSLLLNNERLQPWILGGSLTDSVCQTCAIRPLCEGNACPWVRIRDSKRPCPPLRGREQAYLELQASEAKV, encoded by the coding sequence ATGAGCAGGAAGCCCCAACCCTACCTAGTCAAAGTCAAGAACTCGGATAACGGTGAACCGCGTTTCTTCGATACCTTGAAGGGTCGTTGGGTGGCCACAACGAATACCGATGAAGTTGCTTCGTTTGAGGATGCTCTACATCAAGCACGTCTGCAACATCTCGCGCGCCATTTTCGCAACGACTATTTGCAACTCATTCTTCTTCCCACAGAAGATTGCAACCTTCGCTGCGTGTATTGCTACGAGGACTTCCAACTTGGCCGCATGCATCCGGACGTTCAACAAGGCATTCGTAGGCTGGTCCAAAAGCGCGCTCTAGGTCTGAAGTCGCTTGAAATCGGATGGTTCGGAGGGGAGCCGCTGACCGCCTACGACATCGTTCTTGACTTGACGCGGTATTTTGTCCGCACGGCCCAAGAGCACGATGTGTTGCTCCTGCAACACATGACCACCAACGGCTACCTGTTAACACCCGATCGCTTCGTAGAGTTACATGAGCTGGGTTTACGGAACTTTCAGATTACGTTGGATGGCAACGAGGAGGAGCACGACCGTAAGCGAATCGGAAAAGAAGGGTTCCGCACGTTTGATACCATTTGGAACAACCTGGAATCCATGAAGGACGGCCGACGAGATTTTGTTGTCACCGTCCGCGTAAACATTGATCAGGAAAACCTTTCGGGCATACCAGCATTCGTAGAACATCTAGCTGCTGCCTTCGCCGGCGATCGACGCTTCCGGCTTCACCTGCACAAGGTCGGGCGCTGGGGAGGCGCGAACGATGCTAACCTTAAGATTTTCGACGACGAACGAGCGCTGCTGCGTTTGTACCGCTTGGCGAGGGATGAGGGCTTGCAGCTCGACCTAAACATGAACTCGGGTAGCAAGGTTTGTTATGCGGCGTTGCCTTACTCCTTCGTTGTGCGCGCGGATGGGAGGATCAACAAGTGCACGGTCGCGCTCGAAGCAGCCGAGAACCAGGTCGGGCGGTTACTGCCTGACGGCTCCTTATTGCTCAACAACGAGCGCCTGCAGCCGTGGATACTGGGTGGATCGCTCACCGACTCGGTTTGCCAGACCTGTGCGATCCGACCGCTATGCGAGGGAAACGCATGTCCGTGGGTGCGTATTCGCGACAGCAAGCGTCCGTGTCCACCGCTAAGGGGGCGGGAACAGGCCTACCTTGAACTTCAGGCTTCGGAGGCAAAGGTATAG